ACTTCCTTATCACAATTCACTTATTGAAGAGAAGAGGCTGGATGAACGATCAAATGGATTGCGTTATGACTAACATTCATAGTAATCTTGATTAAACACAACTGAGAAATGGGGAATAGCAGTGATTGAAAAAGCAACGTTTGCCGGGGGATGTTTCTGGTGTATGGTCAGTCCTTTTGAAGAGCAGCCCGGCATTCACGGGATTATATCCGGATACATGGGTGGAACCGTAGAAAACCCTACATATGAGCAAGTATTGACCGGTGAAACAGGGCATTTGGAAGTTGTGCAAATCTCGTTTGATCCAGCCATTTTCCCATATGAGAAATTGCTTGAGCTGTACTGGCCGCAGATCGATCCAACCGATGCCACGGGTCAGGGTAATGATCGCAAGAGCCAATATCGGGCTGCCATTCTATATCACAATGAAGAGCAGCGCCAATTGGCCCTGAAATCACGAGAGGAACTGGGCAAAACAGGCCGATTCGATAAACCTGTCGTTACTGCCATTGAGGAAGCCTCCGTATTTTATCCGGCAGAAGAATATCATCAAAATTTTCATCGCAAAGATCCGAAATATTATAAAGAATCCAGAATTTATTCTGGACGCGATGAAATAATCAAGA
Above is a window of Paenibacillus sp. E222 DNA encoding:
- the msrA gene encoding peptide-methionine (S)-S-oxide reductase MsrA, with the translated sequence MEKATFAGGCFWCMVSPFEEQPGIHGIISGYMGGTVENPTYEQVLTGETGHLEVVQISFDPAIFPYEKLLELYWPQIDPTDATGQGNDRKSQYRAAILYHNEEQRQLALKSREELGKTGRFDKPVVTAIEEASVFYPAEEYHQNFHRKDPKYYKESRIYSGRDEIIKKYWS